The following proteins are encoded in a genomic region of Drosophila bipectinata strain 14024-0381.07 chromosome XL, DbipHiC1v2, whole genome shotgun sequence:
- the Dredd gene encoding caspase-8: MAGSNLLNQIDSIDTSDLLFVERDLNFAQKISLCFLLYGDEHSSATYILQKLLALAPVAWQPTDLVLQYAKSRPDTWRRHLVEGLCIIGARQVLRRLGLRWSELRLHYLPHIGGLTLHIHPLLKSLYTICEQMTLVQSGRLVLDVGEKVARQQKGSGDPMHFNDPAYLEIYMLDWLTRKSIKLGDINTNGSDVQLLIEHLKFNDLQEQAKLLIDTINSNARDEPAPPRTASPPPITVKRETLTDSHRDYASTYTSVPRNGVQLSRDSAGICLIINQREFHRNVDDNLKKYLSPKPLAPRLGTDVDEQSLNKVFSAMGYKVESHHNIDHMEMVHLMRNATRRSLLNDSIVVCILSHGFEGAVYGANSIALSIPEIENVLCSEANVYDKHKLLIIQACQDNNRRQQGLPFKLDATTSEPGQRKHMVRVMPVSGFPALRHTHTGSWFIQCLCEALVQHSDSKHFVDILTIVTDEVDKKRGDNNEKMLLSTNICLVQNFYLPPRIQTTGD; this comes from the exons ATGGCCGGATCGAACCTTTTAAATCAAATAGACAGCATCGATACCAGCGATCTTCTGTTTGTGGAAAGAGATCTCAACTTTGCCCAAAAG ATCAGTCTTTGTTTCCTTCTATACGGTGATGAGCACTCGAGCGCCACGTACATTCTACAAAAGCTGTTGGCTTTGGCTCCAGTAGCTTGGCAGCCAACTGATCTAGTCCTGCAATATGCAAAATCCCGCCCAGATACCTGGCGGAGACATCTCGTGGAGGGGCTGTGCATTATCGGTGCCCGGCAGGTACTCCGCCGTTTGGGCCTCCGCTGGTCGGAGCTCCGTCTGCACTATCTGCCCCACATCGGTGGACTGACCCTGCACATACACCCGCTACTGAAGAGTCTCTACACGATTTGCGAACAAATGACGCTGGTGCAGAGCGGACGACTAGTCCTGGACGTGGGCGAGAAGGTGGCGCGCCAGCAGAAGGGCTCTGGCGATCCAATGCACTTCAATGATCCCGCTTACCTGGAAATATATATGCTGGACTGGCTGACGAGGAAATCGATCAAGTTGGGCGACATCAATACCAACGGAAGCGATGTCCAGCTGCTGATCGAGCACCTCAAGTTCAATGATCTGCAGGAGCAGGCCAAACTCCTGATAGACACGATCAACAGCAATGCCAGGGATGAGCCTGCACCCCCTCGGACCGCCAGTCCACCACCGATAACCGTAAAGCGGGAAACCCTGACCGACAGCCACAGAGATTACGCATCCACATATACTTCAGTGCCACGAAACGGTGTTCAGCTGAGCCGGGATAGCGCCGGCATCTGTCTGATCATCAACCAGAGGGAATTCCACCGAAATGTTGACGATAATCTTAAG AAATACCTATCTCCCAAACCACTGGCGCCACGACTGGGCACGGATGTGGACGAGCAGTCTCTGAACAAGGTCTTCTCCGCAATGGGCTACAAGGTGGAGTCGCACCACAACATCGATCACATGGAAATGGTACATCTAATGCGCAATGCTACAAGGAGATCCCTGCTCAACGATTCGATAGTGGTGTGTATCTTAAGTCACGGCTTCGAGGGAGCTGTCTATGGAGCGAATAGCATTGCCCTGAGCATTCCAGAAATCGAGAATGTCCTGTGCAGCGAGGCGAACGTGTACGACAAGCACAAGCTGCTGATAATCCAGGCGTGCCAGGACAATAATCGAAGACAGCAAGGATTGCCG TTCAAGTTAGATGCCACCACCAGTGAACCGGGCCAGCGGAAGCATATGGTGCGAGTGATGCCTGTATCAGGATTTCCAGCTCTGCGGCATACCCATACGGGCAGCTGGTTCATCCAGTGCCTGTGCGAGGCTCTCGTTCAACATTCCGACAG CAAGCACTTTGTAGACATTCTGACAATCGTCACCGATGAAGTGGACAAAAAACGTGGCGATAACAACGAAAAGATGCTCCTTAGCACCAACATATGCTTGGTGCAGAACTTTTACTTGCCGCCAAGGATTCAGACGACGGGGGATTAG
- the LOC108124113 gene encoding type-1 angiotensin II receptor-associated protein produces the protein MTDLNELMGSPFVRVKLVAFVHFFFMSNAMLGRWDQGAYVFYNFLFMIAMFWTMHSKDSIEAVQTALVINASSIFFDIVSIVISFKFMNGWAVAFSIINLILRPVSVALLYREFNTRGGSLQTGSVFPTSQQRSYQDIDRPTQPTPTNSQPGPNVASIF, from the exons ATGACCGACCTCAACGAGCTAATGGGATCGCCGTTTGTGCGTGTGAAG CTGGTGGCCTTTGTCCACTTCTTCTTCATGTCGAATGCCATGCTGGGAAGATGGGACCAGGGGGCGTATGTGTTCTACAACTTCCTCTTCATGATCGCCATGTTCTGGACCATGCACAGCAAGGACTCCATCGAGGCAGTTCAAACG GCGCTCGTCATCAACGCTTCTAGTATATTCTTTGATATAGTCAGCATtgttatttcttttaaattcatGA atggCTGGGCCGTGGCGTTTAGCATTATTAACCTGATCCTGAGGCCAGTGAGCGTGGCCCTGCTCTACCGGGAGTTCAATACACGGGGCGGCAGCCTCCAAACGGGTTCGGTCTTCCCCACCAGCCAGCAGCGCAGCTACCAGGACATCGACCGGCCCACCCAGCCCACACCCACTAACTCCCAACCGGGACCGAATGTGGCTAGCATTTTCTAG
- the LOC108124106 gene encoding uncharacterized protein — protein MPYNLWLRRRLQLLASVLFCCLLGYLTSAAVAKPTLSFSLPQGLQGFPSFQSFTQQIIEQRSVRQMKTYSGKRVSNDSLIMIYYHDLTIAVTELGPQKLLLGCELIEIYNDKEGKMLLEGLSHYNRPLEIKFDEMLKLMDQCEHVDKISYASRHKAKLENGERSSGGGTGGDASSSGDTNDGVALKLATNIFPRSPFSLLSGIIPGTKWCGTGDIAETYSDLGSEMAMDRCCRQHDLCPVKIRAYQHKYELNNDSLYTKSHCICDDLLFSCLKMTNTSASQLMGSIYFNLVQVPCLDGRSNHYKFRAAKEGF, from the exons ATGCCCTACAATCTGTGGCTGAGGAGACGCCTCCAATTGCTGGCCTCGGTGCTATTCTGCTGCCTTCTCGGCTATCTGACCTCGGCGGCAGTGGCCAAGCCGACATTATCCTTCAGCCTGCCGCAAGGACTACAGGGATTCCCCTCGTTCCAGTCGTTCACACAGCAGATCATCGAACAGCGCAGCGTCCGGCAGATGAAGACCTACAG CGGGAAGCGGGTGAGCAACGATTCCCTCATTATGATATACTATCACGATCTGACCATAGCCGTTACGGAGCTGGGACCCCAGAAGCTGTTGCTGGGCTGTGAGCTGATCGAAATCTA CAACGACAAGGAGGGCAAGATGCTCCTGGAAGGACTCTCACACTACAACCGCCCCCTGGAGATCAAGTTTGATGAAATGCTGAAGCTGATGGATCAGTGCGAGCATGTGGATAAGATCAGCTATGCCTCCAGGCACAAGGCCAAGTTGGAAAATGGCGAACGTAGCAGTGGTGGAGGTACAGGAGGAGATGCCTCCTCGTCAGGAGACACCAATGATGGAGTGGCTCTGAAACTGGCCACCAATATCTTTCCAAGAAGTCCGTTCTCACTGCTGAGCGGGATTATACCAG GAACCAAATGGTGTGGCACTGGAGATATAGCCGAGACCTATAGCGATCTGGGCAGTGAAATGGCCATGGATCGTTGCTGTCGCCAGCATGACCTCTGTCCGGTCAAGATCCGGGCCTATCAGCACAAATACGAACTGAACAATGATTCCTTATACACAAA ATCCCATTGCATTTGTGATGATCTGCTCTTCTCCTGCCTGAAGATGACCAACACCTCTGCCTCGCAGCTGATGGGCTCCATTTACTTTAATCTGGTCCAAGTACCATGTCTGGATGGGCGAAGCAATCATTACAAGTTCCGGGCGGCCAAGGAGGGTTTCTAG
- the LOC108124023 gene encoding required for meiotic nuclear division protein 1 homolog: protein MNFARLRFEHMLLKGLRAPSKQTQWWGQRRRWMASTAPSPAATESPASSATPAVKKTLPRVKPLAEERLETVLSPIRTRIIRKKRLAIDELSALGFLNTRGYTTAEEYNLEDLQIALRQQNLYETKRFFSTDNQDVEQNVLYVSAKYPTGQQPREIFFFREGSVVFWNCSDIETNNVLSFLRSFERESYVSALVHGESEVMPYTYIPSTAVDVEGDLVAESSDFNVTSRAFFQNGKFFVTADTDSFLYKYTFSNAIAQSIKLGIWEATLDRYIGSIEHLTEDLKRGRRLKISRAAMLRKTGELFALRHVINLSSDLLDAPDFYWDREELEALYLQVCSYFSITRRTKVMNEKINHCVELAELVSHNLNDAHHIRLEWMIIILIMVEVGFEVLHFAKDRGDPHALEVLPLSGQATLKQK from the coding sequence atgaacttTGCACGCCTGCGCTTTGAGCACATGCTCCTAAAAGGGCTTCGGGCCCCGTCGAAACAGACCCAGTGGTGGGGCCAACGCAGGCGATGGATGGCCAGCACAGCTCCTTCCCCAGCAGCGACGGAGAGTCCTGCGTCCTCAGCAACGCCAGCAGTTAAGAAAACATTGCCTCGGGTGAAACCGCTGGCTGAAGAGCGCTTGGAAACAGTCCTGTCCCCCATCCGCACCCGCATCATCCGGAAGAAGCGTCTGGCGATTGACGAACTGTCCGCCCTTGGCTTCCTCAACACTCGGGGATACACCACGGCTGAGGAGTACAACCTCGAGGACCTGCAAATAGCTCTCCGTCAACAGAACCTCTACGAAACGAAGCGTTTCTTCTCCACCGACAACCAGGACGTGGAGCAGAATGTTCTTTATGTATCCGCCAAGTATCCCACCGGTCAGCAGCCTCGGGAGATCTTCTTCTTCCGCGAGGGTTCCGTCGTCTTCTGGAATTGCAGCGACATCGAAACGAATAACGTGCTCAGCTTCCTGAGGTCCTTTGAACGCGAGTCCTATGTGAGTGCCTTGGTTCACGGCGAGAGCGAGGTGATGCCGTACACCTACATTCCATCTACGGCGGTGGATGTGGAGGGCGACCTGGTGGCGGAGAGCAGTGACTTCAACGTCACTTCGAGGGCCTTCTTTCAGAACGGAAAGTTCTTTGTGACCGCGGATACGGATAGTTTCCTGTACAAGTACACCTTCTCCAACGCCATCGCTCAGTCCATCAAGCTGGGCATATGGGAGGCCACCTTGGATCGTTATATCGGCTCCATTGAACATCTCACAGAGGACCTGAAACGCGGTCGCCGTCTGAAGATATCCCGCGCAGCCATGCTCCGGAAAACCGGCGAACTCTTCGCTCTGCGGCATGTCATCAATCTGTCGTCGGATCTGCTGGATGCTCCGGACTTCTATTGGGATCGCGAGGAGCTGGAGGCGTTGTATCTACAGGTGTGCTCATACTTTAGCATCACGCGACGTACCAAGGTGATGAACGAGAAGATCAACCATTGCGTGGAACTGGCCGAGCTGGTGTCCCACAATCTGAACGACGCTCATCACATCCGTCTGGAGTGGATGATTATTATCCTAATCATGGTGGAGGTGGGCTTTGAGGTGCTGCACTTTGCCAAAGACAGAGGAGATCCGCATGCGCTAGAGGTCCTGCCCCTCTCGGGCCAAGCgactttaaaacaaaaataa
- the LOC108124098 gene encoding large ribosomal subunit protein mL63, with protein sequence MQLTLINFFKKTVPGHIFRGKRRLVKPVSKKAMDTLTREYERQEQVMLLLRHPYLTLEQSSGHAKELQKRDKLVAKWTAEQTIRKMKPHVTIEERLNQLKIKEAWD encoded by the exons atgCAACTGACGCTGATCAACTTCTTCAAGAAGACCGTGCCGGGTCACATTTTCCGTGGAAAGCGGCGGCTGGTGAAGCCCGTGAGCAAAAAAGCCATGGATACACTGACCCGCGAGTACGAGCGCCAGGAACAGGTGATGCTGCTGCTCCGTCACCCCTACCTGACACTG GAACAATCGTCGGGTCATGCTAAGGAACTGCAGAAACGCGACAAGCTGGTGGCCAAGTGGACGGCTGAGCAAACAATACGCAAGATGAAGCCGCATGTGACCATCGAGGAGCGTCTGAACCAGCTTAAAATTAAGGAAGCCTGGGATTAA